A genomic segment from Deinococcus sp. YIM 77859 encodes:
- a CDS encoding peroxiredoxin, producing MSLLGQPAPDFTLPSTLGEPVTLSSYRGQKHVVLVFYPLDFSPVCSMQLPEYSGRQDDFAEAGAVILGVNRDSVYAHRAWAAEYGIEVPLLADMNLEVARRYGVAIDERGISGRAVFLIDRAGIVRFEHVEAKTSEYTVRPEVVLAKLAEL from the coding sequence ATGAGCCTTCTCGGTCAGCCCGCGCCCGATTTCACGCTGCCCTCCACCCTGGGGGAGCCGGTCACGCTCAGCAGTTACCGCGGGCAAAAGCATGTGGTGCTGGTGTTCTATCCCCTCGACTTCAGCCCGGTCTGCTCCATGCAGCTTCCCGAGTACTCTGGTCGTCAGGACGACTTCGCGGAGGCCGGGGCCGTGATCCTGGGGGTGAACCGTGACAGCGTGTACGCGCACCGGGCCTGGGCCGCCGAGTACGGGATCGAGGTGCCGCTGCTTGCGGACATGAATCTGGAGGTGGCTCGGCGGTACGGCGTCGCCATCGACGAGCGCGGCATCAGCGGGCGGGCGGTCTTCCTGATCGACAGAGCGGGCATCGTGCGCTTCGAACACGTGGAGGCGAAGACGAGCGAGTACACCGTGCGGCCCGAAGTGGTGCTGGCGAAGCTGGCGGAGCTGTAG
- the chrA gene encoding chromate efflux transporter, with protein sequence MRTLEVFLVFLRLGLTSFGGPVAHLGYFRAELVERRRWISEAGYADLVALAQFLPGPASSQVGLSLGLLRGGWPGLLAAWTGFTLPSALLMFAFALGITHLRPEMEAGWLAGLKVAAVAVVAQAVAGMWTTLVTDRLRAALALGTAAALLLVPGAGAQVAALLLCAFVGWRSVPGGAPNAAHLPGVPVSRRLGLALLLAAGAGLLLLPLLAPLGPGWALAAATFRAGALVFGGGHVVLPLLEAGLVPQFLSHQTFVAGYGAANAVPGPLFTFATYLGGAQTALPAGQGALVATLAVFLPGALLMVGALPFWARLAAQSSIRSALAGLNAGVVGLLLAALYTPVFTSGIQGPAQAALALLAYAALTAGRVPAWGVVGGCAAAGEALF encoded by the coding sequence ATGCGAACGCTGGAGGTCTTTCTCGTCTTCCTGCGGCTGGGCCTCACCAGTTTCGGGGGACCGGTCGCGCACCTCGGGTATTTCCGCGCAGAACTCGTGGAGCGGCGCCGTTGGATCAGCGAGGCAGGCTACGCCGATCTCGTGGCGCTCGCGCAGTTTCTGCCGGGGCCGGCCAGCAGTCAGGTGGGGCTTAGCCTGGGGCTGCTGCGGGGGGGCTGGCCGGGCCTCTTGGCCGCCTGGACGGGCTTTACCCTGCCCAGCGCGCTTCTCATGTTCGCTTTCGCGCTGGGCATCACGCACCTGCGGCCCGAAATGGAGGCCGGATGGCTCGCGGGGCTCAAGGTGGCGGCTGTGGCCGTGGTCGCACAGGCGGTGGCCGGGATGTGGACCACCCTGGTGACGGACCGGCTGCGGGCGGCCCTCGCGCTGGGGACCGCGGCGGCCCTGCTGCTGGTGCCGGGAGCAGGCGCACAGGTCGCGGCGCTGCTGCTGTGCGCGTTCGTCGGCTGGCGCAGCGTTCCCGGCGGGGCACCAAACGCCGCGCACCTGCCGGGGGTGCCGGTCTCACGGCGACTGGGCCTGGCCCTGCTGCTGGCTGCCGGGGCCGGTCTGCTGCTGCTGCCCCTGCTCGCGCCCCTGGGACCCGGCTGGGCTCTGGCCGCTGCCACCTTTCGCGCGGGAGCGCTCGTGTTCGGGGGCGGCCACGTGGTGTTGCCGCTGCTGGAAGCCGGGCTCGTTCCGCAGTTTCTGTCGCATCAGACCTTTGTGGCGGGCTACGGGGCAGCCAATGCCGTTCCCGGACCCCTGTTTACCTTTGCCACCTACCTGGGCGGCGCTCAGACGGCACTGCCCGCCGGGCAGGGTGCCCTGGTCGCCACCCTGGCGGTGTTTTTGCCCGGTGCGCTGCTGATGGTCGGCGCGCTGCCCTTTTGGGCACGGCTGGCGGCGCAGTCCTCCATTCGCTCGGCGCTCGCCGGCCTGAATGCGGGCGTGGTGGGTCTCCTGCTCGCAGCGCTCTACACTCCGGTGTTCACGTCGGGCATTCAGGGCCCCGCTCAGGCCGCGCTGGCGCTGCTGGCCTACGCCGCCCTGACGGCGGGTCGAGTGCCCGCCTGGGGGGTGGTGGGCGGTTGTGCGGCCGCCGGCGAGGCCCTGTTCTAG
- a CDS encoding acyl-ACP desaturase codes for MAEIFPPNMLQERPRTPAGLLSNREKDRLIERGFLGLYRWYTARSQETRNWNPDKSFDWRNMQKNLPPEVITVIQGFFAVEQYAPDFTSNLVHLVRRSHGRSHFQLRWGSEEEKHADAWENAVLFSGQRSPEWIAEYKDRLRSQTWELPFPDAIHNLVYTVFQERATQLNYLNLMKIAQGRSEKPHLRGVTDPVLAKVAQTIAVDEAAHYNFFLEGVRMYLYYYPERTLEAIKNVISQFAMPAATLVPDWQEFYETVYRAGIYGPRDFSRDVMQVAFRNLGIESRKALEEGIKKTREVPDFEGGNFKTTAIWDTFDYGAVEGDVRRLHLKIQEYEKGIGFDLYDPTEFVENPEVPKKPGQAADD; via the coding sequence GTGGCTGAGATTTTCCCCCCCAACATGCTTCAGGAGCGCCCGCGCACGCCCGCCGGGCTGCTGAGCAACCGCGAAAAGGACCGGCTCATCGAGCGCGGCTTTCTGGGCCTGTACCGCTGGTACACCGCCCGCAGCCAGGAGACGCGCAACTGGAACCCCGACAAGAGCTTTGACTGGCGGAACATGCAAAAGAACCTCCCTCCAGAGGTCATCACCGTCATCCAGGGCTTTTTTGCGGTGGAGCAGTACGCCCCCGACTTCACCTCCAACCTGGTTCATCTGGTGCGCCGCAGTCACGGCCGCAGCCACTTTCAGCTCCGCTGGGGCAGCGAGGAAGAAAAGCACGCCGACGCCTGGGAAAACGCGGTCCTCTTCAGCGGGCAGCGCAGCCCGGAGTGGATCGCGGAATACAAGGACCGCCTGCGCTCGCAAACCTGGGAACTCCCCTTTCCCGACGCGATTCATAACCTGGTGTACACCGTGTTTCAGGAGCGGGCCACCCAGCTCAACTACCTGAATCTGATGAAGATCGCCCAGGGCAGGAGCGAGAAGCCGCACCTCAGGGGCGTGACTGATCCGGTGCTGGCAAAAGTCGCCCAGACCATCGCGGTGGACGAGGCCGCGCACTACAACTTCTTCCTCGAAGGCGTGCGGATGTACCTCTACTACTACCCCGAGCGCACGCTGGAGGCGATCAAGAACGTGATCAGCCAGTTCGCGATGCCTGCCGCCACCCTGGTGCCGGACTGGCAGGAGTTCTACGAGACGGTGTACCGCGCCGGGATCTACGGCCCGCGTGACTTTTCTCGCGACGTGATGCAGGTGGCCTTCCGCAACCTGGGGATCGAGAGCCGCAAGGCGCTGGAAGAGGGCATCAAAAAGACCCGCGAGGTGCCTGACTTCGAGGGCGGCAACTTCAAGACCACCGCCATCTGGGACACCTTCGACTACGGCGCGGTCGAGGGCGACGTGCGCCGCCTCCATCTCAAGATTCAGGAGTACGAAAAGGGGATTGGCTTTGACCTCTACGACCCCACCGAGTTCGTAGAGAACCCGGAAGTGCCCAAGAAGCCCGGGCAGGCCGCCGACGACTAA